A single window of Thiomicrorhabdus immobilis DNA harbors:
- a CDS encoding YbaB/EbfC family nucleoid-associated protein — MFGGKGGLGNLMKQAQEMQKNMQAAQEEIAKMEVNGEAGGGMVKVVMTGKHELVKVEIDDSLMDDKEMLEDLFAAAVNSAARRVEEVTQERMGGLTAGMNMPAGMKMPF, encoded by the coding sequence ATGTTTGGTGGAAAAGGTGGCCTTGGCAACTTAATGAAGCAAGCTCAAGAGATGCAGAAAAATATGCAAGCAGCTCAAGAGGAAATTGCCAAAATGGAAGTCAATGGTGAAGCCGGTGGTGGCATGGTCAAAGTGGTTATGACCGGTAAACATGAATTGGTTAAGGTTGAGATCGATGATTCCTTGATGGATGACAAAGAGATGCTTGAAGATTTGTTTGCTGCGGCGGTCAATAGTGCCGCTCGCCGTGTAGAAGAGGTTACCCAAGAAAGAATGGGTGGTTTAACCGCGGGAATGAATATGCCAGCCGGCATGAAGATGCCGTTCTAA
- the recR gene encoding recombination mediator RecR: protein MQSPLIQELIEAFRVLPGVGPKSAQRMAYHLLERNKSGGLLLSQALSKAVEEVGHCSLCRTLTEEETCSICQSARRATGELCIVESPADVGVIEQSGIFQGQYFVLMGHLSPIDGIGPKQIGLDLLESRLSDGSVSELIIATNPTVEGEATAHYIQQMAIKQGVVVSRLAQGIPMGGELEYLDSGTLSQAFLARRSM from the coding sequence TTGCAAAGTCCTTTAATCCAAGAGCTCATTGAAGCTTTTCGTGTTCTACCCGGAGTAGGACCAAAATCGGCGCAACGTATGGCGTATCATCTGTTGGAGCGCAATAAAAGTGGTGGTTTACTTTTGTCGCAAGCTTTGTCTAAAGCGGTTGAAGAAGTTGGACACTGTTCACTTTGTAGAACCCTGACAGAGGAAGAAACTTGCAGTATTTGCCAGTCAGCTCGCAGAGCAACCGGTGAATTGTGTATTGTTGAATCTCCTGCTGATGTTGGTGTGATAGAGCAATCAGGTATCTTTCAGGGGCAGTATTTTGTTTTGATGGGGCATTTGTCACCGATTGATGGTATTGGTCCGAAACAGATAGGTTTAGACCTATTGGAATCGCGGTTGTCAGACGGTTCTGTTTCTGAATTGATTATTGCCACCAATCCTACGGTTGAGGGTGAAGCCACGGCGCATTATATTCAGCAGATGGCAATCAAACAGGGTGTAGTGGTATCTCGGTTGGCTCAAGGTATTCCGATGGGTGGCGAGTTGGAATATTTGGATAGTGGAACCCTGTCACAGGCATTTTTAGCTAGAAGATCGATGTAA